A window of Toxotes jaculatrix isolate fToxJac2 chromosome 11, fToxJac2.pri, whole genome shotgun sequence genomic DNA:
CAGTTTCAAGTCCAGCTTTTAaccaaaaacagcagcacttaAACAGTGTGGTTTTGAAATGTGATCTTTGAAGGATCACAATGCGACAATAATGCAGCAGCCTctcacaaacactgaatgaaaagaaatcatCAATCTATCACCGAATTCTTGAATTCTGAATTCAAATGTTAAAATAGCAGCAATATTTGCCAAATACATGTTATGGAAAAGCATGACgtatacaaatgtgtgtgtgtgtgtgtgcgtctcgTCAGCTGTGGACACCTGTACCACTTCCAGTGCCTGCAGCAGAAGGACTGTGGGCGGGGCTTTGCTCCAGAGCCGCAGCAGCGGTGGAGCTGCTACAAGTGTTCCTCCAGCCAAGGAGGGAGGGGCGGGCCTTCCACTGAACCCAAAAGAGGGCGCAGCACGTCCCtggcacaggtgtgtgtttgtgtgtgtgtgtgtgtgtgtgtgtgtgtgtgtgtctctctatgtttgtttgtttgaggggatgttattattttaaaatctcatgAAAACCAACAGTACTCTTTGACTTCCCCACCCTGTCTGTCCACCCTCTTCCCTCTTCTTACTGCTGAGGTGGCgggtggaggggtgggaggtGCAGCTGctttcacctaaaaaaaaacccctaaaaaaaatacaaaaatatatttcagagaacacaacaacatttcacTAACCAGGAAAGGTTGGTACTTTCTACGGTATGTATCAATCATAATGATAATTGGACGTCACACTCAGATAGCTGAAGGATCAAAGACGCAGAGTTCCTGACATTCATTTGGCACTGGAGCCTGTTTTTGCAAACCTGCCTCTCAGCACTGAGGTTCGGagcctccctcctctttcacaGGAGCAGAGACACGCAGCAGTTTCCCTCTGATGTTGACATCTGATGCACAGGCCTTTTTGCTTTTACACCTGTTATcaataagttttgtttttttttcttcaacctTCCCCTGCCGTGCTAACCAGGCTAACATTATTTATGTGATGCTGCTGTATGGACTCTGCTTCCTTTTAttgtaattcattttttcttgcATTAGCTTGAGGGAGCAGGGAGTGGTAGTGTTTGGCTCAGCTGTTAAATTGCTCTGTGCTAAGTTTGTGAAGAATGTGGCCAAACAGTACAGACTTCATGTGCACCTGCACTCCGCTCCGATCACAAAAGATGAAAGCACGTCAGAGCATGCCATGCTTCAGCTGCTCATTATTCTAAAACCACAGAGGCCGGgtataaaaacaagcaaacaaatcaattaaaaaaagaaatcctgatGGCAGCATCAAAGGAAGCTGACCGCCACTGAGGGacatacagtgaaataaaacaagtgCGCCTCActacaaatgcaaatgcacaGTAACTAAGAAGTGAATAACTTTAATTAAACTCTCTCCaaccttaaaataaaaaaagatagtAAAACCATAATGTGGTGCTTAAAGAAATGTGAGGGGATGGTGTGTGGTTACACAGGCTGGTTTTTGTAACAGTGCTGCTTTCAGTCTAAGACCAGAGAATGTCTTCTGACAgacctgtcctcctctctgtctcagactcGTGTAACGTCAGTACATCATGACACGGGAGCAGAGGCTCATGGGAAGAAGGTAAGGTTTGATCAGACCCCGTCTACAAATGACACCACAGTCAGGACAGATGGTGTCCTGCCATCTTAACACAACTTGATTGTCAtgatttgtctctctgtcttcactctGTGTGCATGAATCAAACAAACCACAGTTTCATATTCATACTCTGCATCTCATCTTTGCTTCTTTGTTGTGGTCCAGGTGTTTGTCGAGGCCACATTAGACCTGCAGCAGGAACAGTCCTGGGATCAGCTACGCTCTTTATACCGAGGACCGTCCAGGGTATGGACACAGAGCCCGTCTCATAAactaagaattaaaaaaatatataaagaatTTTCGAAGAAAGTATTGAAAAAAATGTCCCACCTTATAACCCCAAAATGTCACTGTGCCGGTTTTCAGTTTTGCAATCTAACATTCTTTTGATGGACTGAGgtgcttttttcccctccttctctctctctctctctctctcttccagctgTCCATCCTCTCCGAACTCTCCCACGGCCACAGCAGTGAGAAGGCGGGCCTTCTAATCTCAGCCCAAACAGGAACAGAGAACTTCCAGCTCAagctctctcctccacctctgttgGAAGAATAGCACCACGACTGGCTGAGGATTCATTTTCCCCTTCATTTGTCCAGACTGAGTCCAGTAAGAATTGGTTCAAAACAGGAGATCGAGCTATTCTTTGGATTTTCCTGTAGATTTCCACtgcttttctgttgtcagacattTAATATTGTATAACTATGTAATTTAGCGGTATCCAAATGTTTATTTCAGATATTGATAATACTGAGTCACTCTGATAAGGTTTGGCTGTGCTGCCTCACACACATGATTTACAGAAGGTGGtcagagctgcacacactggtttaaaatgacagatgaccaggttttaattaaacatttcttttattgtagGAAAATATTTATCAGTTTTCTCAGATGCAGTTCTCGTCCTGGAGGCAGGTAAAAGTCTGTTCTGCACAGACACATCTGTCACTGACTGCATTAGCTTGGGATTAGAATGTTGCTCTCTCTGTGCCAAGATCTGACCTGGTGAAACTACAATGGTTGATCAATGTCTGCAACGTAAACAACACTCCTAGTCTGCAGCAGCCACACCTGCTCCTCTGTGAAGCTGCCCTCAGTGTGAGTCTGTACTGAATGATGTGAGagaaatgctaacatcagcatgtaaaCAGAGACAACGCTAACATGATGTTTATCACATTCACTGTCTtattttagcatgttagcatacaGACATCTGCTTATTAGTACTAAACCCAGATCACAGTTGATGGGACTGTCAGGATGTTGTACAGGTGACAGGTTCGTCCTGAGGGAAGGTGAACGTCTGCACCAGCTTGGTGGGGATATAAGCTGCCAGTCACCAAGATGAAACAAAATTGTTGTCATGCACGCTCATTCTCCTGTGCACTCATTCATCAACATGAAACCTGTTGACAACTGTCCAATATATGTTAGGCCTACAAAtctgctactgtgtgtgtgtgtgtgtgtgtgtgtgtgtgtgtgtatgtgtgtatgtgtgtgtgtgtgtgtatatctcaTCATTCTTAAGTTTCAGATGTTGAATTAAAAGCATTGTCTGGCTGGAACTGTCTCATATCCCTCTTATTTCCTGAGAGACACACAGTCTTATGGTTAATATGCTGATTATGATCTGATCCTGAGCTCATGTGTACAACAGCTGAAGAAGCACCACACTACTCAGCGAACACCTTATGGGATGTGACAGAACAGTTGATTCCCCAAACATTTTGCTGTCAGGTAATGAAGAGCCAAACACTGCTGCACTCGCTGAATGTCCAGTCACCCACATACCCAGCTGAACTCCTGGGTAAAGCAACAGTCTGGCCATGTGTTGGCACCCAGCAAAGGGCAGTGAGGGTTGGAGTGGCTGAGTGGATGGCATCAAATCATTTGGTATTTTGAAGAAAGCGTTCACACcatgtttaaacatttttatttgacactgacagataaactgatttttttttttgctaatttgcatgatgtgaaaacacagtgttcTACTTCCTGATTTTCCAAATCTGACTCACAGCATTTCAGGACTGAGAGACACACTGCGACCATAAATGGGCAAGATCAGTTTAACAACATGGCTGCCATCAATTTCAAAATATTGAAATTTTCAGGCCGTCTCTGGGAACCACATACCAAAAACATGTACCTGAAGCATCATATTGATTGATGATTGTAGGCGTGGCCTGTTCATCAATATCTTCTATCTGATGCTCAGTTTGCAGTGAGCACAGTGAGTGACTGTGACAAAGTGAagtcctctctcttcctcccagcGAGGAGGAACAATGTGGGATTACCTGCACGACCTGATCGACTGGTAAACCTGAGATGTGACATTAACGTTTGGTTTAAAGCAGCAGTAGTGCTTCTGCAGCTGCATCTGTGGAGTCTCTCGGAGAGTCTAGGAGGATGGAACAGCCTCTGCCTGTGCTTGTAGCTCTCATCCTGGTGTTGGTCTGCGAAGGACATGGCTGGACGGCTCCGGACTTTTGCCATCAGCAACAATGTCCTCAATACAAACTAGTTGCTACAAACCAGGTAGGTTTCAGAGCAGTTAACGCACACACAGCTCTGGTATGCTCCTTTTCGAGTAAACAGTTTTATGCTTCTGTTATGTGCAGGACTTTGAGGAGCGTTTGTATGTGGCCACTGACTGGATTACCACCAAGATAGAGAGCGCTATGGATGGTGATGTGATGGCAGCAAGCTCAAGGCTGAAGGATTACTGCCAGAGACAGAAGGATGCAGGTCAGTCTGATACCAGAGGTTTCACTCATGCAGGGGCTTTGTGATGCTAATTACCAATTTGAACACACATCGATGTAAATCATGTGCTATGGTTTAACAAGTAAAACTGGAATATATCACTGTAACTGTCCCTGCATCTCAAGTGAGGGAAATCAAGCCAAGATCTCTGTAAATGGATAAGGTGTATTATTCCCACAGAGCAAAATGATGAAGAATGGAATAACAATCCACTTAAAGGCAGCATTATCTAAAACACACCAGAAAGGTGTGAGAAGTTGTGCTTCCAAGAACTTTTTGAAGTTCTTCAACTTTTACTTCTGAGAAATGTGTGAATTTATACAcgtttatttttaaagaagaatTCACACTTTGCATTCTACAAATCTTCAAAATCAAATAAGATTTGAGAAattttttagaaacattttaatCTGCCTCAGAGAAATCTGTgaatttgcacttttttttaaaggaactCAAGAAATGTCAAGAAATGTTCCAAGTTTTGCAACTGCTGATGTTACAAACCAGTGTGTGGTTATCTTCAAAGCTTGTTTGTCTTCCTGCAGTGTTGTACAGTTCTGTAAAGCTTCTTGCCATTCTGTGCCGTGTTTGTTTGGTCCAGGTTATGAGATCCCTGTTGACTCCTGGCCCGCACTGATCACCATCACAGAAGGAGGAGACGGTCCTGATTTGTCCATGTCCTGGTTTCTTCCTCCTGGAACAACAAAGCCTGATAACACGGATCCATCAGTCCAGCTGCAAAGCAGACCTGAGGCCACTGTCTATGTCAGGTGAGCAAGTCACTGTTGTCTTTAATGATTTTTaacattcacagaaacagacagcagagaaggtaaatgcagaaaacagagggacagagggaacCAAACAGCATTTGATGTAACCTGAAACTGACTGTGATCATAATGTTGTCGTCGTTTCCCCCTCATATAAAAGAGTGTTCGATGGTGCTCCGAGCATCAGGAGCGGTCAAGACAACATGGAGATGCTTCGTGAGGCCTTGAACAAAGCTGGGAAAAGCTTTGACCCCCACACTTACACCGGGGCTGGCTATGATCCCTACCTCTCTCTTCATCACCACAACGAGATCTGGATCTACGCTGCCTGACGACAACAGGTGACATCACCTGTAACACAGTAAACTGTTCATCACACAATCACTGTGCCTTCTCTGTATTTATCCTCTGAATCAAGCTCCACTTTTCTGATAGAAAGCTAAGTAAAACGCAACAGAATCACAGGCACTTTTCACAAATTCTGCATTCTGCCTCAGTgctgaaacaaacagacatCATGTGTCCAGTCAACAGACAGACACGCTCAAGATTCTTCAGTTGCATAATGAAAACCCGTCTGAGGaatgtttctcctttttctgtggTCTCATGAAGCTTCTGctggaaattttaaaaagtacagTTGACAGTTTTGAATCTTTTGGTTAAAAACGTATCATGCTGAATAGGATAGGAGTCAGAAATCAGGAAACTGTCAGTCTTTATTTAAGATGTGGTTGTGTTCTAAATATCCTCATGAATCGAGAGCAGAGTCCCAACATGAgtctttaatttagttttaaatgttttgttttaacatttattttttaagcagGAAAAAAGTGGTGGGCAATGGGATcaaagtttttgtttctttgctttttttcccacgTTCATATTCTATACTGTTTAAAAATATGTGATGAAAAATAGCATGTATATTTGTTGAACAAATATTGAAAATAAAGCAATTTTCCAAGCAAACAAATGATCATTACTATGGAGAAATGTAGTTAAAAATACATCAACTGGATTCCACTGCAGCCAGGCTTACTGAGAGTGTAATATTTGGAGTGTAACACTAGATGGTGCTGTAGACCAGACTGAAACATAAACGATGATTTGAGTAGGCTCCAAagattgatttgattttgacaaAGCTGAATTACATAATTTTTTCAGCTGAGAGTGCTCTACAACATGTCCTATCATGTTGGAATAATGTATGAAGTAACAAACAATGACaccacagtgaaaaagaaatacTCTCTTACAAATTAAATCCTGTGTTCATTGATAAAACTCTACTTTAAGAACTAGAAACAAAGCATGAAAGTGCTCAGAAAATGACTCAGTTCAGTGTTATGTAGCAGACACTGAAGAAGAATCTAAGTACATATGTTTATACATCTCTATATAACAGACTGAAGCTAGCTACACAGAGAGTTTTATGGATCATATTGGAATATTATTACAGATTTGTGTGAacatgtaagcagcattttcatAGCTGTCAAGGTGGAGACAATTTTAACAACTTGTACTCTAGGGTAACGTAGACAGCACAGCCACACCTTAATAAATTACAAGTGTACAAACAGTTCACTGCTCTCTTCCCCTGCTGTCTCTCCGCTTCACCTGTTAATGATTTGAACCTATAAAGGGGACAGATGAATGTTTGTAGTGATCCAGGTTGTGATCCTGATCCCTGCCATCCTCTCCAGATTCATAATGTGAGTCTTGAACTTGAGTGTGGTGGGTAACAACGTGAGTACAGGACTGTTTCAGTGAGCTTCTGAAGAAAATAGAGCTGTGGAGGGATACGAGCCCAGAGAACTCACAGTCACCACAGCAACTGTTACTATAGTGAGAAGCCATGTCCAGTGCGTCAGGTGTGTTATCACACTTTTAATGGAAGCTGGAATAAATATAGAAGAGTGTGACCATGTGACTCATTCTCATACCACATGACTTTAGAATACAATTCAATTGATTACAACAACAGAAGTCAGTATAATGAGCAAATATATTAACTCTGGACTTCGGACTTTAATTCAAATCCAACATGATTTAGACCCATTTTTCTTACACAGACACTTAAAACTGTGCACCCACAATATGTGTCAGTGTGCTCTATATACACTGTGGGATATATTATGACTGATGTGACATctcacagagctgagctgaagtTTGACGCTCAGATTCTTCAGATGCATGATAGAAACCGGTTAGAGGAATGTTGTACAGTCACTTTTTACACGCTACTGATGGTATTTGATGTCTGGTAAAGATATCCAGACatatctgctgcagttttttctttgtttgcatATGTGGTTAATGTCGTGTGTTCTTCCTCTGGATTGAATAGAGAAGCTCACTGCAGGCTCTCTGCCAAGACGACAAACTACCTAATTGAAAAAAGGTACATAGtgtctgttttttattgtttgtggaTCTAAACTACAATCTCAGAAGGAAACTATTAATATGGCCTGTCACAAACAATTATaatcctgtgtttgtgtttcagaaatgGATGTTGCAGCACAGCTTGAGTCACCAAATAGCTGTTTCATTTAGAACCAAAAAGGTCAGTCTTATGGTGCAGGAAAACTCAGGGGATCAACAAGGTCtctaggattcatcctctgggcaccatggaAGTCTGTATGAAATTTCATGGCAAAGGCTGTTGAGAATTTTCATTCTGAACCAAAATGCTGGGCAGACTGACCAACCCACCATCGATGGTTCCTCAGTGGAGTGTTTTTGAGTACCAATCCAAAGTTTGTTTCCATTCAAGGTTTCTGACCAAAATGTATCTTGAACAACTTTGAGATCTAACAAACAGGCTGAATCCATTTCCTCAATCATAAAATAAttgcaaaaatgattttttttgaacgTTTTAGTCATAAATTGTTTGCATCAGTGGTTCCCAAGCTTTTTAAGACAGCACCCCTTCAAGAGGATTTGTTTGTCATGGTGCCCCAAACCATCTGTGTTCATATGGACATAATACAGATAAAtatccatccacccattcatTAGCTGATATACTGCTGATCTTTGAGAGTCACCCGGGGACTGGAGCTGACCACTGCACCAACTTCCCACTGTAGATGAATATTTGacttaaaataaacaatgaataGAATTAAGTATGCTACtatgttaaatgtgtttctttcatttcttcaaaattaaaatgagcTCATGCTTAAAGTGTGCAATTTTAATGGGACATGTAAACCTGCTGTTGATGTGGGGAGAGAGAGTACAACCTGCAGGTCTGAGTAAACCAACTGGAGGTTTCTAGTCTTGTTTTCATGACGACCAGAGATGAGACATCACACAATGATGCTGAGAACACACAATACCACAGTGTATGCCCTATTAGGAAACAAAGTATGTGGAATACGGTGAAATGATGTATTGCTATACCATTGAGCTTTTGCATGTGCACAATACAAGCAGTATAGAAATCTGAGGTGTAAAGATAAACATCATAGTGAGCAGCTGGAAAGTGAAACACAGGACCAAGTCCAAACAGGGAGTGTACTTGAAGATGTTTTTACTGAGCAATGCTTCCCTCTTAAACAGCAAAACTGGTTTGACTCTTGGCACGAAGACATCAGCCTGATAGTAAGGAACAATAAGAAGTACTGATGGAATGCAACAGCTGATCAACAACCAAGATCATCAACATTCCTGGTTCATTCTCACAAAACAGACTGAACGTTAAATCAGTGCAAAGGATCGTCATTGTGTATTTTACTGGCTGTTGCTTCCACATCTGAATAAGAAATGTCCTGTGGTGAGTACAACCTTTAATATGCCATGTCGGCCATTTCAGTGACTTTCTGATCACTCTATGGTCTGTAGAACTATGTCTCTGATTGTACGTTGCCTCTTCATAGATACTACTCCAGACCTGAGACTGATTCTCGTTGGATCACAGAGGTACGGAGCTGACTCAGTTGCAAACACAATCTTAGGAGGAAGCTTTAAATGGGGGAGAAGAACTGCTCATagtgtgacacacacaggcCAGGTGAATGGAAAGGTCATCCAGCTGGTGAAGGCTCCTATGTGGTTTAGGGGTTACCATCTGTGTGATACAGCAGAACTTGTGAAGGAGGAACTTGTCCTCAGTGTCACCCACTGCAAACCAGGACCCCATGCTTTTATTGTGCTGGTTGAGGCTGACTTGCCGTTCACAGATGCTTGTGCCAAAGCAGTAGAGGCTCACTTAGAGCTTTATGGAAAAGACGTGTGGAACCACACTGTTGTACTCTTCACCTGTGTGGATTATCTGGGAAATCCAGACCCTGAGGATTACATTGCTGGTGAAGGGGAAGGATTGATACAGCTCCTGCAGAGATGTGGACAAAGATTTGTGTTTGACCACACAGAGGAACGTCAAACTTTAACTCAAAGGCTTCTGGAAAAGGTTGAGACGTTGATGGAGAGGAATTGGGGAAGACATTTTGAAATTGAAGAGAAAGGACTGCAGAGAATTCTCCAAAAGAGGGAAGAAGTAAAAATGAGAGCAGAAAgcagaagacaaagaagaatcaaagagaaggaaacacaAGAGAAGGAATCAGGTTAgttctctttcatttccatcCAAGCATTTATTTGTACTACGGACTGATACTATATGATACCAAATGATGAgtgaaatgtcaaattaaacACTTCaggcattttcttttcttttataccTTGCtgctgcctggttagctcagttggtagagcatgagactcagtctctcagggttgtgggtttgaaccccactctggGCAGCACTACCTTCCATGAGCCCACCACCCATGGgaggtgcattgtggactgggcctGGATCCAGATAAGCAAGAGATAATGACATGATGTGATCTCTTGTgctgacatttaaagaaaaacactatTTGATATCCACTGTTATCTGCTATCAGTAATACCTCTAagccctccttctctctcttcaaaaaGTGGTTCATGGTTCTGGagtttgtgttctttgtgtttttgatagATAGATGTAGATCTGATAGATGTATCGTCTCTGAAACTATACAGCTATATGTTGCTGTTTCTGTTATACTTGTGTGTGAGTTCTATGAAATGAGTTCCAGCATAGTCAGAACAAAGTTGTACATAATGCAGCCTTCAACTTCTCCTAATCGTTAATTTTTGTCAACGTGACAGGACATTTCTGAATGTGTTGCATCTTGATGTTGGAGTGTGTATGTCATATTAAGAATGCACcagtatttcagtattttataaTGTACAATGGAACGTATGGCTATATGTAATGTGAGAGGAGTACCCAATGGTGTTGAACAGCTAAATAATCATTGCTCCACTCTAAagttctcctcagctctttGTATTCAGCACCTTTCAACTCATtgctttggttttacagcctgttgttgttttggttcagtcagTATTTTTTGTATTGTACCTCTATCACCTACCTCTATGTGTTCAGACTAACTGGCATCATCTGCTTCATCCATGCATCACCAGTTGCTTAGATAGATGTACAGCTTGGATGGTATAATTTCTGAACATTACTCTGCTGATACTCTCATGCTAGTGCACTGTTTACTGACACGAACCTTACACATCCATACCAGACGCTACAAAGCcctccacacccacacaaccagactgaaaaacaatttcttccccagagctgtggCTGCTCTAAACCAGTCCAAGAAAGTCTCTGCTTGAAACATAAACCATGTCAACAGTTTACATTGTTACCATGCAGCTGCTCTGTAAATAATATGACAATTTGCACTACACTGTACATAATATCTGTATATTCTCATAGTCATATTCTCTATCCAGTCAAATCTgtattaataacaataacaataacaataatatatacacacacacgcacatatatatagtgtgtatatatatatacacacactatatactgtatatacattcTATATCCCACAAATCtccatactgtacatttactaTCCCTAGTGTCCCcctaatttatatttatttcgaAATTGTTACataatgttttaaattgttttattggGCATCTTac
This region includes:
- the LOC121189480 gene encoding heme-binding protein 2-like, whose protein sequence is MEQPLPVLVALILVLVCEGHGWTAPDFCHQQQCPQYKLVATNQDFEERLYVATDWITTKIESAMDGDVMAASSRLKDYCQRQKDAGYEIPVDSWPALITITEGGDGPDLSMSWFLPPGTTKPDNTDPSVQLQSRPEATVYVRVFDGAPSIRSGQDNMEMLREALNKAGKSFDPHTYTGAGYDPYLSLHHHNEIWIYAA